Proteins from a single region of Callithrix jacchus isolate 240 chromosome 12, calJac240_pri, whole genome shotgun sequence:
- the LOC118146418 gene encoding ATPase PAAT, whose translation METRTEDGGLTRRPTLASSWDATGRVLTHNLLLTRVRLRARDFSWGELQAPPAPGCAGPKGTWSLRWRLPRSSGSCEGRRESLSPGPGRAVDAGSLPGRGGCEVGRGPGA comes from the coding sequence ATGGAGACGCGGACCGAGGACGGGGGCCTCACTCGCCGCCCCACGCTGGCCTCGTCCTGGGATGCCACGGGCAGGGTCCTGACCCACAACCTTCTTCTCACCCGGGTCCGTCTCCGCGCCCGCGACTTCTCCTGGGGGGAGCTGCAGGCGCCACCTGCTCCAGGGTGCGCCGGGCCGAAGGGAACGTGGTCGCTGCGCTGGCGACTGCCGCGCTCCTCGGGAAGCTGTGAGGGGAGGCGAGAGAGTCTGAGCCCTGGACCCGGGAGAGCAGTTGATGCCGGGTCTCTGCCGGGGAGGGGGGGCTGCGAGGTGGGGCGAGGCCCCGGGGCTTGA
- the FAM24B gene encoding protein FAM24B isoform X1, which translates to MSYSLRFTLNVCFFYCWLSSSHEVLEGGTSTSFGLHTVIMLVIAGGILTALLLLVVVVLCLYFKIGNALKSSQQHIQEPWAQLNAALSHHFCILRACSDQLGDFACEFTHPYFCNVSLQKRNLGQGAAKESGHNPDTVLYTKNSQAETIATESYPALQCREGCRMYADFDSLPPCCCDINEGL; encoded by the exons ATGTCCTATTCCCTGAGGTTTACTTtgaatgtatgttttttttaCTGTTGGCTTTCATCCAGCCATGAAGTGTTAGAAGGTG GTACGTCAACGTCTTTTGGCCTCCATACAGTAATTATGCTTGTCATTGCTGGTGGTATCCTGACGGCCTTGCTCCTGCTGGTAGTTGTTGTGCTCTGTCTTTACTTCAAAATAGGCAACGCACTGAA GAGTTCACAGCAGCACATCCAGGAGCCCTGGGCACAGCTGAATGCAGCACTTTCTCATCATTTCTGCATCTTGAGGGCCTGCAGTGACCAGCTGGGTGACTTTGCCTGCGAATTCACTCACCCTTACTTTTGTAACGTCAGTCTACAAAAGAGGAACTTGGGACAGGG AGCTGCAAAGGAATCTGGTCACAACCCAGACACGGTGTTGTACACCAAGAACAGCCAGGCCGAAACCATTGCTACGGAGTCTTACCCTGCCCTACAGTGCCGTGAAGGATGTAGAATGTATGCCGATTTTGACTCCCTGCCACCTTGCTGTTGTGACATAAATGAGGGCCTCTGA
- the FAM24B gene encoding protein FAM24B isoform X2 — protein MLVIAGGILTALLLLVVVVLCLYFKIGNALKSSQQHIQEPWAQLNAALSHHFCILRACSDQLGDFACEFTHPYFCNVSLQKRNLGQGAAKESGHNPDTVLYTKNSQAETIATESYPALQCREGCRMYADFDSLPPCCCDINEGL, from the exons ATGCTTGTCATTGCTGGTGGTATCCTGACGGCCTTGCTCCTGCTGGTAGTTGTTGTGCTCTGTCTTTACTTCAAAATAGGCAACGCACTGAA GAGTTCACAGCAGCACATCCAGGAGCCCTGGGCACAGCTGAATGCAGCACTTTCTCATCATTTCTGCATCTTGAGGGCCTGCAGTGACCAGCTGGGTGACTTTGCCTGCGAATTCACTCACCCTTACTTTTGTAACGTCAGTCTACAAAAGAGGAACTTGGGACAGGG AGCTGCAAAGGAATCTGGTCACAACCCAGACACGGTGTTGTACACCAAGAACAGCCAGGCCGAAACCATTGCTACGGAGTCTTACCCTGCCCTACAGTGCCGTGAAGGATGTAGAATGTATGCCGATTTTGACTCCCTGCCACCTTGCTGTTGTGACATAAATGAGGGCCTCTGA
- the FAM24B gene encoding protein FAM24B isoform X4 — protein MLVIAGGILTALLLLVVVVLCLYFKIGNALKAAKESGHNPDTVLYTKNSQAETIATESYPALQCREGCRMYADFDSLPPCCCDINEGL, from the exons ATGCTTGTCATTGCTGGTGGTATCCTGACGGCCTTGCTCCTGCTGGTAGTTGTTGTGCTCTGTCTTTACTTCAAAATAGGCAACGCACTGAA AGCTGCAAAGGAATCTGGTCACAACCCAGACACGGTGTTGTACACCAAGAACAGCCAGGCCGAAACCATTGCTACGGAGTCTTACCCTGCCCTACAGTGCCGTGAAGGATGTAGAATGTATGCCGATTTTGACTCCCTGCCACCTTGCTGTTGTGACATAAATGAGGGCCTCTGA
- the FAM24B gene encoding protein FAM24B isoform X3, whose amino-acid sequence MSYSLRFTLNVCFFYCWLSSSHEVLEGGTSTSFGLHTVIMLVIAGGILTALLLLVVVVLCLYFKIGNALKAAKESGHNPDTVLYTKNSQAETIATESYPALQCREGCRMYADFDSLPPCCCDINEGL is encoded by the exons ATGTCCTATTCCCTGAGGTTTACTTtgaatgtatgttttttttaCTGTTGGCTTTCATCCAGCCATGAAGTGTTAGAAGGTG GTACGTCAACGTCTTTTGGCCTCCATACAGTAATTATGCTTGTCATTGCTGGTGGTATCCTGACGGCCTTGCTCCTGCTGGTAGTTGTTGTGCTCTGTCTTTACTTCAAAATAGGCAACGCACTGAA AGCTGCAAAGGAATCTGGTCACAACCCAGACACGGTGTTGTACACCAAGAACAGCCAGGCCGAAACCATTGCTACGGAGTCTTACCCTGCCCTACAGTGCCGTGAAGGATGTAGAATGTATGCCGATTTTGACTCCCTGCCACCTTGCTGTTGTGACATAAATGAGGGCCTCTGA